The Pseudomonas allokribbensis genome has a window encoding:
- the plsY gene encoding glycerol-3-phosphate 1-O-acyltransferase PlsY — protein MFWLLAILAYLLGSLSFAILLSRLTGNPDPRMSGSGNAGATNMLRLAGRKLAILTLLGDLCKGLLPVLIASAAGLPLQDQAWIGVCAVIGHLFPLYFRFRGGKGVATAAGMLLGLYSPAALLAVCAWLLTFYLTRTSSLAALIATPLTLPLLAWQEPEALLPMSTLTLLIVWRHRGNLRDLFAGRERHF, from the coding sequence ATGTTTTGGTTACTGGCGATCCTCGCCTACCTGCTCGGCTCGCTGTCCTTCGCCATTTTGCTCAGCCGCCTGACCGGAAATCCGGACCCGCGAATGAGTGGCTCGGGTAATGCCGGTGCCACCAACATGCTGCGCCTGGCCGGTCGCAAACTCGCGATCCTGACCCTGCTGGGTGATCTGTGCAAAGGCCTGCTACCGGTGCTGATCGCTTCGGCAGCGGGCCTTCCACTACAGGATCAGGCCTGGATCGGCGTCTGCGCCGTGATCGGTCACCTGTTCCCGCTGTACTTCCGTTTCCGCGGCGGCAAGGGCGTTGCCACGGCGGCCGGCATGCTGCTGGGCCTGTATTCGCCTGCCGCGCTGCTGGCCGTGTGTGCCTGGCTGCTGACGTTCTACCTGACCCGCACCAGCTCGCTGGCAGCGCTGATCGCCACGCCCCTGACCCTGCCATTACTGGCCTGGCAGGAACCGGAGGCGCTGCTGCCGATGAGCACGCTGACGCTGCTGATCGTCTGGCGCCACCGGGGCAATCTACGCGACCTGTTTGCCGGGCGCGAACGGCATTTTTAA
- the folK gene encoding 2-amino-4-hydroxy-6-hydroxymethyldihydropteridine diphosphokinase: MSLTQVYLGLGSNIERETHLRAGLDALAGFLVDIRCSAVFESQPVGIKSGPFYNFVVSAFTDLPLMELDRRLKFIEADNGRYAPDRKGLPLDIDVLLYGELAGNFDGLILPRAEILKNAFVLWPLSLIAPDRVHPGVGKSFATLWAEAQIDQVLAPVGFEWRGIQLTPSDLLS, from the coding sequence ATGTCGCTGACTCAGGTCTATCTCGGGCTCGGTAGCAATATCGAGCGCGAAACCCATTTGCGCGCAGGTCTGGATGCCCTGGCCGGTTTTCTGGTGGATATCCGCTGTTCGGCGGTGTTCGAAAGCCAGCCGGTGGGGATCAAGAGCGGGCCTTTCTACAACTTCGTGGTCTCGGCGTTTACCGATCTGCCGTTGATGGAGCTGGATCGTCGGCTGAAATTCATCGAGGCGGATAACGGTCGTTATGCCCCGGATCGCAAGGGGTTGCCGCTGGATATCGACGTCTTGCTGTACGGCGAGCTGGCAGGCAATTTCGACGGGCTGATCCTGCCCCGGGCCGAAATTCTGAAAAATGCCTTTGTGCTGTGGCCGCTGTCGCTGATTGCGCCGGATCGGGTACATCCAGGCGTGGGAAAAAGTTTTGCCACGTTGTGGGCCGAGGCGCAAATCGATCAGGTGTTGGCACCGGTCGGGTTTGAATGGCGCGGTATTCAGCTCACGCCTTCAGATCTGTTGAGCTGA
- the folB gene encoding dihydroneopterin aldolase yields MDRVFIEGLEVDTVIGAYDWERGIRQCLRLDLSFAWDNRPAAAGDDLTLALDYASVSTRIQAFAEQSQYQLVETFAERLVEVLMNEFKITWVRLKLTKPGAVPAAKGGVGVEIERGCR; encoded by the coding sequence TTGGACAGAGTGTTTATCGAGGGCCTGGAAGTCGACACCGTGATCGGTGCCTACGACTGGGAGCGCGGCATCCGACAGTGCCTGCGCCTTGATCTGAGCTTCGCCTGGGACAATCGCCCGGCTGCTGCCGGTGACGACCTGACCCTGGCACTCGATTACGCCAGTGTTTCCACGCGGATCCAGGCCTTTGCCGAGCAATCCCAGTATCAACTGGTCGAGACCTTCGCCGAGCGTCTGGTCGAAGTGCTGATGAACGAATTCAAGATTACCTGGGTGCGACTGAAGCTGACCAAGCCTGGCGCGGTCCCGGCCGCCAAGGGTGGTGTGGGCGTGGAGATCGAGCGCGGATGTCGCTGA